The Petrocella atlantisensis genome has a window encoding:
- a CDS encoding carbohydrate ABC transporter permease: MLAEPNLALFGLIFAFTWQYAGYIMMIYVAALLNVPQELIEASQIDGANFIQRLRSITIPMIAQAFTITSFLTLVTSFKQYDIIVALTNGGPAAIYQGTTVNSTEMLAVHIYSVAFKYNNMAEGQARAIIFFIVLSVVSIGQVYYNKKKEVEM, from the coding sequence ATCCTAGCAGAACCCAACTTAGCCCTCTTTGGACTCATCTTTGCCTTCACATGGCAATACGCCGGGTACATCATGATGATCTATGTAGCAGCCCTACTTAACGTACCCCAGGAGCTCATAGAAGCCAGCCAAATCGATGGTGCCAACTTCATCCAAAGACTTAGAAGCATCACCATACCTATGATAGCACAAGCCTTTACCATCACCTCCTTCTTAACCTTGGTCACCTCCTTTAAGCAATACGACATCATCGTCGCCTTAACCAATGGAGGTCCGGCCGCAATCTACCAAGGCACCACCGTTAACTCAACAGAAATGCTGGCGGTGCACATCTATAGTGTCGCCTTCAAATATAACAATATGGCAGAAGGACAAGCCAGAGCCATCATCTTCTTCATCGTCCTATCGGTGGTATCCATCGGCCAGGTCTACTACAATAAAAAGAAAGAGGTGGAAATGTAA
- a CDS encoding carbohydrate ABC transporter permease: MSKNMVNTILTIITFVLFVIIMFPFFIVVINSAKSSLEIITDPISLPQHWGQLLANISDIWNRPSIRYSSSVFSSVIITVGSLTTITIFSAMSAWVLVRTKSTTSTIIFLVFLSGLIIPFQVVMFPLVAFFRMIYEATGIRMLRTYHGMIIAYIGFGAPLAVFMFHGFIKSIPLELEEAATIDGCSRPQIFFKIIMPILRPIFVTVIILNAIWIWNDFLLPSLILGVGQDVQTIPLAIRAFAGSFVKKWDLIMTAVLMAAAPIIVGFLFAQKHIIKGMVAGSIK, translated from the coding sequence GTGTCAAAAAATATGGTCAACACAATCTTAACCATCATCACCTTCGTACTCTTTGTCATCATCATGTTTCCCTTCTTCATTGTTGTCATCAACTCAGCCAAATCATCCTTAGAAATCATCACCGACCCTATATCCCTGCCACAACACTGGGGCCAACTCTTAGCCAACATCAGTGACATATGGAACAGACCCAGTATCAGATACTCTTCAAGTGTGTTCTCATCAGTCATCATCACCGTAGGATCGCTGACCACCATCACCATCTTCTCCGCCATGTCGGCATGGGTGTTGGTAAGAACCAAAAGCACAACCTCGACCATCATCTTCTTAGTCTTCTTAAGCGGGCTCATCATACCCTTCCAAGTGGTCATGTTTCCACTGGTCGCCTTCTTTAGAATGATCTATGAAGCCACAGGTATAAGAATGCTAAGAACCTATCACGGCATGATCATCGCTTACATTGGATTTGGAGCACCGCTTGCGGTCTTCATGTTCCACGGGTTCATCAAATCCATACCCTTAGAGCTTGAAGAAGCTGCCACCATAGACGGCTGTAGCCGTCCACAGATCTTCTTTAAGATCATCATGCCCATACTTAGGCCCATATTTGTAACGGTCATCATCCTAAACGCCATCTGGATATGGAACGACTTCTTGTTACCATCACTGATACTCGGCGTTGGACAAGACGTACAAACCATACCACTAGCCATAAGGGCCTTTGCAGGATCCTTTGTTAAGAAGTGGGACCTTATCATGACAGCGGTACTCATGGCAGCCGCACCAATCATCGTCGGCTTCCTCTTTGCCCAAAAGCACATCATCAAGGGCATGGTTGCAGGTTCTATCAAATAA
- a CDS encoding amylosucrase, producing the protein MIQEKEKWREDLKNAYFDIYSDLGGSGKSFESLMQVIEIRSKERGKELKDLDMREHDWYMSEHMIGMMLYVDLFAGNIKLMIDKIPYLVELGITYVHLMPLLKPRKDENDGGYAVEDYMDIDPKLGRLEDFVMLMDALRHAGIAVCIDYVLNHTADTHEWAKKALEGEKKYQDMYMMYDSRDIPDLYDATVPEVLPDKHPGNFTYKSEIDKWVYTSFSDFQWDLNFKNPMVFEKMVDIMLYLANLGVNIIRLDAIAFVWKEIHTSCRNLNQAHKLMHMLHCVKEIACPSLALLGEAIVEPDEIFKYFGTRDNVECGILYNANFMVNIFNSMATRDVRLMKIDNERFKVPVTGCFMNYVRCHDDIGWGFNEEATRHLGLDPYQHKHFLIDFYSRDFEGSFAKGEIYQYNPRNHDARTNGTLASLLGLEKAHDRKDTHGRTFALNRIKLVTALIFSHRGIPLIYSGDEIATLNDQSYLKDPHKSKEGRWVHRPYFDWERAEKRKDPFTDEGIIFLYTQNLIRIRKNEPLLNGKIDAQVIDINHNQVYTFYKEDKDQRMLCLYNFSENNQYISGKILRNKGFCGIMSDLLTGKLVSLEGGEIHLYPYECLWLKETSPHNA; encoded by the coding sequence ATGATACAAGAGAAGGAAAAGTGGAGAGAAGATTTAAAAAACGCCTATTTTGATATCTACAGTGATTTGGGCGGTAGTGGCAAAAGCTTTGAGTCACTCATGCAAGTCATTGAAATAAGATCCAAAGAGAGAGGGAAAGAACTAAAAGACCTGGATATGCGCGAACATGACTGGTATATGAGCGAACATATGATTGGTATGATGCTTTATGTGGATTTGTTTGCAGGCAACATCAAGCTCATGATTGATAAAATACCCTATCTTGTTGAACTTGGCATAACCTATGTACATCTAATGCCTCTACTAAAGCCAAGGAAAGATGAAAACGACGGAGGCTATGCGGTTGAAGACTACATGGATATAGATCCGAAATTGGGACGGCTTGAAGACTTTGTTATGCTTATGGATGCACTTAGACATGCGGGAATTGCAGTGTGTATTGACTATGTCCTTAATCATACTGCAGATACTCATGAATGGGCTAAGAAAGCCCTTGAGGGAGAAAAAAAATATCAGGATATGTATATGATGTACGATAGTAGGGATATACCGGACTTGTATGATGCCACAGTACCGGAAGTACTGCCGGATAAACATCCTGGGAATTTCACTTACAAATCTGAGATTGATAAATGGGTATACACTTCCTTTAGTGATTTCCAGTGGGACCTGAATTTTAAAAACCCAATGGTTTTTGAAAAAATGGTGGATATTATGCTCTATCTTGCTAATCTAGGTGTTAATATCATTCGTTTAGATGCCATTGCTTTTGTATGGAAGGAAATCCATACATCCTGTAGAAACCTGAATCAAGCCCATAAGCTGATGCATATGCTTCATTGCGTTAAAGAAATAGCATGCCCCTCTCTGGCATTGCTTGGAGAAGCCATTGTTGAACCGGATGAGATTTTTAAATACTTTGGTACGCGAGATAATGTAGAGTGCGGTATTTTATATAACGCCAACTTTATGGTTAACATATTTAACAGTATGGCAACAAGAGATGTGCGTCTTATGAAAATCGATAATGAAAGATTCAAAGTACCGGTTACAGGTTGTTTTATGAATTATGTTCGTTGCCATGATGATATTGGTTGGGGATTTAATGAAGAAGCTACGAGACATTTGGGCCTTGACCCTTACCAACACAAACATTTTTTAATCGATTTTTACTCTAGAGATTTTGAAGGTTCCTTTGCAAAAGGTGAAATCTATCAGTATAACCCAAGAAATCATGATGCAAGGACCAATGGAACATTAGCTTCATTACTTGGCCTTGAGAAAGCCCATGATAGGAAGGACACGCATGGTCGGACATTTGCTTTAAACAGAATTAAGCTGGTGACGGCACTCATTTTTTCACATAGAGGCATACCTTTAATTTATAGTGGTGATGAGATTGCAACATTGAATGACCAGAGCTATCTAAAGGATCCCCACAAGTCAAAAGAAGGCCGGTGGGTGCACAGACCTTATTTTGACTGGGAAAGAGCAGAAAAAAGAAAGGATCCTTTTACAGATGAGGGGATTATATTCTTATATACACAAAACCTGATTCGTATAAGAAAGAATGAACCACTATTAAATGGAAAAATTGATGCACAAGTTATAGATATAAATCATAATCAGGTGTATACTTTTTATAAAGAAGATAAAGATCAGCGCATGCTTTGTCTATATAATTTCAGTGAGAACAATCAATACATAAGTGGTAAAATACTAAGAAACAAGGGGTTCTGCGGAATTATGTCAGATTTGTTGACAGGTAAACTGGTCTCACTTGAGGGCGGTGAAATACATCTTTATCCTTACGAATGTCTTTGGTTAAAAGAAACAAGCCCACATAATGCCTAG
- a CDS encoding YbgA family protein, with amino-acid sequence MREFERPTIFVSRCIEHKACRYDGSIIGSAFIKKIKPHVNIITECPEVAIGLSIPRQAIRIIMEDDVEKLVYSMTGEDVSEDMINFSATFLSDLKNKNIHGAVLKSRSPSCGIKDVKMYKGTGRVSSLTKKTKGFFGKAFLEAFPELAVEDEGRISNYQIREHFLTRIYTMAAFDKVKASQSMKSLVKFQSDNKYLLMAYHQANQKVLGKIVANHEHKPVKEVMEAYEEVLYKSFMNPMRQGRNMNMLLHLFGYFSKELNKDEKAFFLDRMEDYQNHKIPYSVPLSIIHSWAIRFDNPYLKDQTIFEAYPKVLIDVNDSGKGVDK; translated from the coding sequence ATGAGAGAATTTGAAAGACCCACAATTTTTGTTAGCAGATGTATCGAGCATAAAGCCTGTCGCTATGATGGGAGTATCATAGGAAGTGCTTTTATAAAAAAAATTAAACCACATGTAAATATCATTACAGAATGTCCGGAAGTGGCTATTGGTCTTAGCATACCAAGACAAGCGATTCGAATCATCATGGAAGATGATGTAGAGAAGTTGGTTTATTCCATGACAGGTGAGGATGTTTCAGAGGATATGATTAATTTTTCGGCTACATTTTTATCGGATCTTAAGAATAAGAATATCCATGGTGCAGTATTAAAAAGTAGGTCCCCTTCTTGTGGGATAAAAGATGTTAAGATGTATAAAGGCACCGGACGTGTGAGCTCTTTGACTAAAAAAACAAAAGGTTTTTTCGGCAAAGCTTTTTTAGAGGCATTTCCGGAGTTGGCTGTTGAAGATGAGGGGCGTATTAGTAATTATCAAATAAGAGAGCATTTCCTAACACGTATTTATACTATGGCGGCTTTTGACAAAGTTAAAGCCAGTCAGAGTATGAAGAGCTTGGTCAAATTCCAAAGTGACAACAAATACCTGCTAATGGCCTATCATCAAGCCAATCAGAAAGTTTTAGGTAAGATTGTAGCTAACCATGAGCATAAACCGGTAAAAGAAGTTATGGAAGCATATGAAGAAGTGTTGTATAAGTCATTTATGAACCCAATGCGACAAGGTCGTAATATGAACATGCTGTTGCATTTATTTGGCTATTTTTCCAAGGAGCTCAATAAAGATGAAAAAGCATTTTTCCTTGATCGAATGGAAGACTATCAAAATCACAAAATCCCATACTCAGTTCCGCTATCCATCATTCATTCATGGGCAATCCGTTTTGATAATCCATATCTTAAAGACCAAACAATTTTTGAAGCCTATCCTAAAGTGTTAATAGATGTTAATGATTCAGGCAAAGGTGTGGATAAATAG